In the Panthera uncia isolate 11264 chromosome D2, Puncia_PCG_1.0, whole genome shotgun sequence genome, one interval contains:
- the LOC125933074 gene encoding uncharacterized protein LOC125933074 codes for MESGPGEGGVALAIPPLRPSEKFHLFVSYSSVDATWTHGLISRLEADLAGLKVCLHERDFTPGRNVLENMAECIQQSQKVLLVLSQDFVQSRWCLLEADLSLFGSCLERKPVIPVLLRPCQVPLHLSHLTYLEAADSHFYRKVVQLLLMPNHCLARSLPAWRPAASLYSGKSLLTLNCVNRDSLPSWKVGTFSTLSVPDPLKEVLEDPEVYKRAVGILNGVRSPRSCLRYLGCRVTLAVFLFLVALALLSLPLIMGLLKNTPDQRFFLISANIFFCPLFFVLGVNTLCWFRRFSKKMMQELVLRVGEANLLLAPHSLLMGCDTMNKLHFVYVLLGDCRRVFLEAAEGEALFREALLRFSCSYACCVAHAYFPACDEAHRARGHLELGLCFCQFVSLQLQTHQGREVNPV; via the coding sequence ATGGAGTctggccctggggagggaggcgtGGCTCTGGCCATCCCCCCACTGAGGCCCAGTGAGAAGTTCCACCTGTTCGTGAGCTACAGCAGCGTGGACGCCACCTGGACCCACGGGCTCATCAGCCGCCTGGAGGCGGACCTCGCGGGGCTGAAGGTCTGCCTGCACGAGCGGGACTTCACCCCGGGGAGGAATGTGCTGGAGAACATGGCGGAGTGTATCCAGCAGAGCCAGAAGGTGCTGCTGGTGCTGAGCCAGGACTTCGTGCAGAGCCGGTGGTGCCTCCTGGAGGCCGACCTGTCGCTCTTCGGCTCCTGCCTGGAGAGGAAGCCGGTCATCCCGGTCCTGCTGAGGCCCTGCCAGGTCCCGCTGCACCTCAGCCACCTGACATACCTGGAGGCGGCAGACAGCCACTTCTACCGCAAAGTGGTGCAGCTCCTGCTCATGCCCAACCACTGCCTGGCCCGCTCCCTGCCCGCCTGGCGCCCCGCCGCCTCCCTGTACAGCGGGAAGAGCCTCCTGACCCTGAACTGCGTCAACAGGGACAGTCTGCCCTCGTGGAAGGTGGGCACCTTCAGCACCCTGAGCGTCCCCGACCCCCTGAAGGAGGTGCTGGAGGACCCCGAGGTGTACAAGCGAGCCGTGGGCATCCTCAACGGGGTGCGGTCCCCCAGGTCCTGCCTCCGCTACCTGGGCTGCAGGGTCACGCTGGCCGTCTTCCTGTTTCTCGTGGCCTTggccctgctctccctgcccctgatTATGGGCCTCCTGAAAAACACCCCAGATCAGCGCTTCTTCCTCATCTCTGCCAACATATTTTTCTGCCCCCTCTTCTTCGTGTTAGGAGTCAACACCCTGTGCTGGTTCAGGAGGTTCTCTAAGAAGATGATGCAGGAACTGGTGCTCAGGGTGGGGGAGGCCAACCTCCTGCTGGCGCCCCACTCGCTGCTGATGGGCTGCGACACCATGAACAAACTACACTTCGTGTACGTGCTGCTGGGCGACTGCAGGCGGGTCTTCCTGGAGGCCGCGGAGGGCGAGGCCCTGTTCCGGGAGGCCCTGCTGCGCTTCTCCTGCAGCTACGCCTGCTGCGTGGCGCACGCGTACTTCCCCGCCTGCGACGAGGCGCACAGAGCCCGCGGCCACCTCGAGCTGGGCCTGTGCTTCTGCCAGTTCGTGTCCTTGCAGCTGCAGACGCACCAGGGGCGTGAGGTTAACCCCGTGTGA
- the CALY gene encoding neuron-specific vesicular protein calcyon, which translates to MVKLGCSFSGKPGKDPGDQDGATTDSVPLISPLDVSQLQPPFPDQVVIKTQTEYQLSPPDQPKKFPDLEAQKLACNHPEEGRRLPTARMIAFAMALLGCVLIMYKAIWYDQFTCPDGFLLRHKICTPLTLEMYYTEMDPERHRSILAAIGAYPLSRKHGTETPSAWGEGYRAVKEGPKAPTQAGAAAAAAAAAAATEPPGKPSAPGEKEAARKAAGSAPPPAPQ; encoded by the exons ATGGTGAAGCTGGGCTGCAGCTTCTCCGGGAAGCCGGGCAAGGACCCCGGGGACCAGGATGGGGCTACCACGGACAGCGTCCCTCTGATCAGCCCCCTGGACGTCAGCCAGCTCCAGCCACCATTCCCGGACCAG GTGGTTATCAAGACACAGACAGAATACCAGCTGTCCCCCCCGGACCAGCCAAAGAAGTTCCCCGACCTGGAGGCCCAGAAGCTGGCCTGTAACCACCCTGAGGAAGGACGCAGG CTGCCCACAGCGCGGATGATCGCCTTTGCCATGGCGCTCCTGGGCTGTGTCCTGATCATGTACAAGGCTATCTGGTATGACCAGTTCACCTGCCCCGACGGCTTCCTGCTCCGG CACAAGATCTGCACCCCGCTGACCCTGGAGATGTACTACACCGAGATGGACCCCGAGCGCCACCGCAGCATCCTGGCGGCCATCGGGGCCTACCCGCTGAGCCGCAAGCACGGCACGGAGACGCCCTCGGCCTGGGGGGAGGGCTACCGCGCCGTCAAGGAGGGACCCAAGGCGCCCACCcaggcgggggcggcggcggcggcggcggcggcggcggcggccaccGAGCCCCCCGGGAAGCCCTCCGCGCCGGGAGAGAAAGAGGCGGCGCGGAAGGCGGCAGGcagcgccccgcccccggccccccagTGA